The following are from one region of the Polaribacter marinaquae genome:
- a CDS encoding tRNA threonylcarbamoyladenosine dehydratase yields MSWLERTELLVQKEGLEKLKNANILVVGLGGVGSYAAEFIARAGVNKMTIVDGDVFDETNKNRQLPALNSTIGKPKVTVLAERLKDINPTIELTVLQEFLSPERAYEIVSKDFDYVLDCIDSITPKVNLIVAARRKKVKIISSMGAGGKLDATKIKVKDISKTKNCTMARVLRKRLKERKVDKGVKAVFSDEVQIPESVKITDGTNFKKSYYGTISFMPAAFGLQAAAHVVNFIIKK; encoded by the coding sequence ATGAGTTGGTTAGAGCGCACGGAGTTATTGGTGCAAAAAGAAGGTTTAGAAAAATTAAAAAATGCCAATATTTTAGTAGTTGGTTTAGGTGGTGTTGGTTCTTATGCAGCAGAATTTATAGCTAGAGCAGGTGTAAATAAAATGACAATTGTAGATGGTGATGTTTTTGATGAAACAAATAAAAACAGACAATTACCAGCTTTAAACTCTACAATTGGTAAGCCAAAAGTAACGGTTTTAGCAGAAAGATTAAAAGATATCAATCCTACTATAGAATTAACAGTTTTGCAAGAATTTTTATCTCCAGAAAGAGCTTATGAAATTGTATCTAAAGATTTTGATTATGTATTAGATTGTATAGATAGTATTACACCAAAAGTTAATTTAATTGTAGCAGCTAGAAGAAAAAAAGTTAAAATTATTTCTTCTATGGGCGCCGGTGGTAAATTAGATGCAACTAAAATTAAGGTAAAAGATATTTCTAAAACTAAAAATTGTACAATGGCAAGAGTTTTAAGAAAACGACTAAAAGAAAGAAAGGTAGATAAGGGTGTTAAAGCTGTTTTTTCTGATGAAGTTCAAATTCCGGAGAGTGTAAAAATTACAGACGGAACCAACTTTAAGAAATCTTACTATGGTACAATAAGCTTTATGCCTGCAGCGTTTGGTTTGCAAGCAGCAGCACATGTTGTTAATTTTATTATAAAAAAGTAA